In the Synechococcus sp. UW179A genome, one interval contains:
- a CDS encoding YkgJ family cysteine cluster protein has translation MTAFDIIRIADALGLREVDICSFIPIKDQDHSQGVILKENSKQFPFSLLTLKKIDSEVIKGSTRCLFLVEGRRKQPLNGHETNDHPGQNYFGKCGIYPLRPLMCQTYPYAMANDNDMSLISRSISEERILKNGYELCPSTMNWPWGEQNSFSDVDRISSQLAREQFELNTYKRFVKVWNNSVNLHSQNEFFKFMRIEWSNLIKRGACENFNANNVGILTGSDAIRQNNKVLSRLDQAIKKKKLNQ, from the coding sequence GTGACAGCATTTGACATTATTAGGATTGCTGATGCGCTGGGATTAAGAGAGGTCGATATATGTTCCTTTATCCCTATTAAGGATCAGGACCACTCGCAAGGCGTAATCCTCAAAGAAAATTCTAAACAATTTCCATTCAGCCTACTAACGTTGAAAAAAATAGACAGTGAGGTTATTAAAGGGTCAACGCGCTGTCTTTTTCTTGTTGAAGGTCGCCGCAAGCAACCTTTAAATGGACATGAAACCAATGACCATCCAGGCCAGAACTACTTTGGTAAATGTGGAATCTATCCATTACGACCATTGATGTGCCAAACGTACCCTTATGCGATGGCTAATGATAACGACATGTCATTGATTTCACGCAGCATCAGTGAAGAGAGAATCCTAAAGAATGGATATGAATTATGTCCGTCAACTATGAACTGGCCGTGGGGAGAACAAAACAGCTTCTCTGATGTTGATAGAATTTCTAGCCAACTTGCTCGTGAACAATTTGAACTAAATACATATAAAAGGTTTGTTAAAGTTTGGAACAATAGTGTTAACCTTCATAGTCAAAATGAGTTTTTTAAATTCATGAGAATTGAATGGTCCAACCTGATTAAACGCGGAGCTTGTGAAAATTTTAACGCAAATAATGTTGGAATATTGACGGGTTCTGATGCCATCAGGCAAAATAACAAAGTGCTTAGTCGACTCGATCAAGCTATTAAAAAGAAAAAACTAAATCAATAA
- a CDS encoding peptidase domain-containing ABC transporter has product MLGQQRFTKRKKVPSVLQFEAVECGAAALSMILRRWGLYLPLSEVRLGCGVNRDGCNLKDIALYAQSLGVKVQGKRLHYKQLLKPNQPIYPCIAFWNFSHFVVLEGVGRNGKIFICDPAQGHYTLSESDFSKRYTGVILVATKTDSFVARGKPENELASLIYYLNDFKYSLLATAVLTLVSVIPIIIVAGLKGAFVNQFLIDRRYGFGIPIIWLTLAMLLLTFFTSLTYKFIFRRMLLKLMRKLSISIAKKVFTNDYNFYLSRLRGDIASRFTLGIYIAQTLITELVASLLQVISALLILPILFVMSWQLALASAFYVVFAVLLMTYFAATLKDVNRSIDYDSAKVEGKIASFINERELIVSTSQEQNIISNWLNSFALVSTKLQINFVKVNIFEFVFSFMNSVYRYGTIVLSGLLVIKGELNLAGFMAFQALRSYVIDPLTGLASLSANLQEAEASLGRLTDLFSVKDDPKVRSLNSVHSLVRLTGKIPSSISSESATTKLQLDRVLNGDLNVRRVFLQFSKISNPVISDISFTLKSGQMMTIVGPSGSGKSVLIKLLTGLYDPSSGSINYSQKHWLDYTNEAIRTHIGYVSQETSGFRGTIQENISIFDDGIPLNMVREASRLAEIDQTVISLDQSYNTFLGDGGSGLSGGQLQRLEIARAIVHQPKLIFLDEATSNLDIPTEKRVLKNLRATGATLVCVAHRLLSAEMSDFVMVLDQGKVVEFGSPSELRKMDGIYTNLLEQEKIYD; this is encoded by the coding sequence ATGTTGGGTCAGCAACGTTTTACTAAACGAAAGAAAGTTCCATCTGTTCTCCAATTTGAAGCTGTTGAATGTGGTGCAGCCGCATTGTCGATGATATTACGGCGCTGGGGTTTATATCTTCCTTTGAGCGAGGTTCGACTAGGCTGTGGTGTTAATCGCGATGGCTGTAATCTTAAAGATATTGCTCTGTATGCCCAATCCCTTGGTGTCAAGGTTCAAGGCAAACGTCTTCATTACAAACAGCTTCTGAAGCCGAACCAACCTATTTACCCCTGTATTGCTTTTTGGAACTTTTCTCATTTTGTTGTTCTTGAAGGTGTTGGAAGGAATGGAAAGATCTTCATATGTGACCCTGCTCAAGGTCACTACACACTGAGTGAATCAGATTTTTCAAAACGATATACCGGTGTCATCCTTGTTGCGACAAAAACTGATAGTTTTGTCGCTCGTGGAAAACCTGAAAATGAACTGGCTTCACTCATTTATTATCTGAACGATTTCAAATACTCTTTACTGGCCACTGCTGTATTGACCCTTGTATCCGTTATTCCTATCATCATTGTCGCTGGTTTAAAAGGAGCTTTTGTCAATCAGTTTCTAATAGATCGCCGATATGGTTTTGGAATACCAATTATATGGTTGACATTGGCGATGCTTTTATTGACATTTTTCACTTCGCTTACATATAAATTTATTTTTAGAAGAATGCTTTTGAAGTTGATGAGAAAGTTGTCAATATCTATCGCAAAGAAGGTTTTTACTAACGACTATAATTTTTATCTATCAAGGTTGCGTGGTGATATCGCGAGCCGATTTACTCTAGGAATTTATATAGCTCAGACTCTTATTACTGAACTCGTGGCATCTCTTCTCCAGGTTATTAGTGCTTTGCTGATATTACCAATTCTTTTTGTCATGTCGTGGCAACTTGCTCTTGCATCTGCTTTCTATGTTGTTTTTGCTGTTTTATTAATGACATACTTTGCTGCTACATTAAAAGATGTCAACCGATCTATTGATTATGATTCGGCAAAGGTTGAAGGGAAAATAGCCTCCTTTATAAACGAAAGAGAATTGATTGTTTCTACTAGTCAAGAGCAAAATATCATCTCCAATTGGCTTAATAGTTTTGCCTTGGTCTCAACTAAACTTCAAATAAATTTTGTCAAAGTTAATATTTTTGAGTTCGTGTTTTCATTCATGAATTCAGTATATCGCTATGGCACAATTGTTTTGTCTGGTCTTTTAGTTATTAAGGGAGAACTGAATCTTGCTGGATTTATGGCTTTTCAGGCTCTTCGTAGTTATGTCATTGATCCCTTGACTGGCTTAGCTTCCTTGTCGGCTAATCTTCAGGAAGCTGAGGCTTCCCTCGGGCGCCTCACAGATTTGTTTAGCGTTAAAGATGATCCCAAAGTAAGATCACTCAATTCAGTTCATTCACTTGTACGACTAACTGGAAAGATACCATCTTCGATTTCTTCCGAATCAGCTACAACGAAGCTACAGCTCGATCGCGTCTTAAATGGTGATCTAAATGTCAGACGTGTCTTTCTTCAATTTAGCAAGATCAGTAATCCCGTCATATCGGATATATCATTTACTCTAAAAAGTGGCCAGATGATGACGATCGTTGGCCCAAGTGGTTCTGGCAAATCAGTATTAATAAAGCTTTTAACGGGCCTTTATGACCCATCTTCTGGGAGTATTAATTACTCCCAAAAACATTGGCTTGACTATACTAATGAAGCGATCAGAACGCATATTGGATACGTGTCGCAAGAGACATCTGGATTTAGGGGTACAATTCAGGAGAATATTTCCATCTTTGATGATGGCATTCCATTAAATATGGTTCGGGAAGCGAGTCGGTTGGCTGAGATTGATCAAACCGTTATCTCCCTCGATCAATCCTACAATACTTTCTTAGGTGATGGTGGCAGTGGGTTGAGTGGTGGTCAATTACAGCGTCTTGAAATCGCTCGTGCAATTGTTCATCAACCTAAGTTGATTTTTTTGGATGAAGCTACAAGCAACTTAGATATTCCTACTGAAAAAAGAGTTTTGAAAAATCTTCGTGCCACAGGTGCCACTTTAGTATGTGTCGCCCATCGACTATTATCTGCAGAAATGAGTGATTTTGTGATGGTTTTAGACCAAGGTAAGGTTGTCGAATTTGGCTCACCTAGTGAATTAAGAAAGATGGATGGTATTTACACCAATCTATTAGAGCAGGAGAAAATCTATGACTGA
- a CDS encoding peptidase domain-containing ABC transporter, translated as MTDNKGSRKESLQISINRSADSLDLFNSNTSPNDCANPTQSRLIRRIRKILSVDHTQPILGANNLEKLLEINSIFYRLAEVNSNKEFSQLPHLRFDLNLKTVYFVYFKQGRRKIYDPQNDVFIDPSNLRSIASPLVYELYPLLPCQCRSRWQLLGFIWPAIKNQFYPALILSFLLALLAITYPYITSNILGDVVPSGNISLIVNAFVLGMLIATLTAFFTWWKQYLVGKANFSLTLRLKVAIYDWFFKIPLRKLSDFTNGDLALRISELETVAEFLSSALIQGTADIFLLIGFGAMMIYYDYNLSFWLIAYTFLCALPTIVFSYKLSYYDHKVQGLSGDLSNFSLEALGSIVQIRSSGAESFVLHKWVTVLKQLSTDQYKSQSVADFFSALTTALSSGGQIFIYIIILWRLWHADSLEDVLLTTTVFIVFVGSYGEFNRSFNNLLYIALSQVTAIEVRWKRVLPLFEASFAEHEKLSELEFIDKKRVTGDISFRQLSFSYPGQTIPLFDSLNFNVHPGKVNAIFGPSGSGKSTIFKLILRLEQPTKGSIVMDTKPIEDFYVKDYRRLFGVIPQKSSLSAGSIRDAILAGQDYSDDQIWEALELVNIQDEIFNMPMKLYTVLSEGGMNVSGGQRQRIAIARAILQRPLFLLEDEATSALDNQSQAIISNNLSKLGITRLVIAHRLSAIAQADHLIVINDGKVEAEGSYASVIERSEFLNSVVN; from the coding sequence ATGACTGACAATAAAGGCAGCCGAAAGGAATCGCTGCAAATCTCAATTAATCGATCTGCAGACTCTCTGGATCTCTTCAATTCAAATACTTCACCAAATGATTGTGCTAATCCTACTCAGTCAAGGTTGATTCGTAGGATACGTAAAATTCTTTCAGTTGATCACACTCAGCCGATTCTAGGGGCTAATAATCTTGAAAAACTTTTAGAGATTAATTCGATTTTCTATCGGTTGGCTGAGGTTAATTCGAACAAAGAGTTTTCTCAGCTGCCTCATCTAAGATTTGATCTCAATTTAAAAACTGTTTATTTTGTGTATTTTAAGCAGGGACGTAGGAAGATTTATGATCCCCAAAATGATGTGTTTATTGACCCATCTAATCTTCGATCCATTGCAAGTCCACTTGTTTACGAACTCTACCCTTTGTTGCCATGTCAATGTAGATCACGTTGGCAATTACTTGGATTTATATGGCCAGCAATAAAGAATCAGTTTTACCCTGCATTGATCCTTTCTTTTCTTTTGGCCTTGTTGGCAATTACTTACCCTTATATTACCTCAAATATATTGGGTGATGTAGTTCCATCAGGGAATATTTCTTTGATTGTTAATGCTTTTGTGTTGGGTATGCTTATTGCTACCCTAACTGCTTTTTTTACCTGGTGGAAGCAATATCTTGTTGGTAAGGCTAATTTTTCTTTGACATTGCGCCTTAAGGTTGCAATCTATGATTGGTTTTTCAAAATTCCCCTCCGAAAACTATCGGATTTTACGAACGGAGATTTGGCACTTAGAATTTCGGAGTTGGAAACAGTTGCTGAATTTTTATCCTCCGCCCTTATTCAGGGAACTGCTGATATTTTCTTGCTTATAGGTTTTGGAGCAATGATGATCTATTATGATTACAACTTATCTTTTTGGTTGATCGCTTATACGTTTTTGTGCGCACTTCCGACAATTGTTTTTTCCTATAAACTTTCTTACTATGATCATAAAGTCCAAGGCTTATCTGGTGACTTAAGTAATTTTTCACTTGAGGCATTGGGGTCCATCGTTCAAATTAGGTCGTCTGGAGCAGAGTCTTTTGTTCTTCATAAATGGGTCACTGTCTTAAAGCAATTATCTACGGATCAATATAAATCCCAGAGTGTTGCTGATTTCTTTAGTGCTTTAACGACCGCATTAAGTTCTGGTGGTCAAATTTTTATCTATATTATTATTCTTTGGAGGCTATGGCATGCTGACTCTCTAGAGGATGTGTTGTTGACGACAACAGTATTTATTGTTTTCGTAGGGTCTTACGGTGAATTTAATCGAAGTTTCAATAATCTTCTCTATATCGCTCTCTCCCAGGTTACTGCTATCGAAGTTCGGTGGAAGAGGGTCTTGCCTTTGTTTGAGGCTAGCTTTGCTGAACATGAAAAATTGTCAGAGTTAGAATTCATAGATAAAAAACGCGTCACTGGTGATATTTCTTTCCGGCAACTATCTTTTTCTTATCCTGGTCAAACGATACCCTTGTTTGATTCTCTGAACTTTAATGTGCATCCTGGTAAGGTGAATGCGATTTTTGGTCCTAGTGGTTCTGGAAAATCGACAATTTTTAAATTGATCTTGCGGTTAGAGCAACCTACAAAAGGCTCGATTGTTATGGATACAAAGCCAATCGAAGACTTTTATGTTAAAGACTATCGCCGTCTTTTTGGTGTCATCCCGCAGAAATCATCGCTTTCAGCAGGTTCGATCCGTGATGCAATCCTTGCAGGTCAGGATTACAGTGATGATCAGATTTGGGAAGCATTGGAGCTGGTCAATATACAAGATGAAATTTTCAATATGCCAATGAAGCTTTATACAGTACTTTCGGAAGGTGGAATGAATGTCTCAGGTGGACAGCGTCAACGCATTGCTATTGCCAGGGCAATCCTTCAAAGACCTTTGTTTCTTTTAGAAGATGAGGCAACGAGCGCTCTAGATAATCAATCTCAAGCAATCATATCAAATAATTTGTCTAAACTGGGTATCACAAGATTAGTCATTGCTCATCGTCTGTCTGCCATTGCTCAGGCGGACCACTTGATTGTTATTAATGATGGGAAAGTTGAGGCTGAAGGTAGTTATGCATCAGTGATTGAAAGGAGTGAATTCCTTAACTCAGTCGTTAATTAA
- a CDS encoding S41 family peptidase produces MTTKSPRSPLSQHRGLLLILGAGGLTTAIAVAAPGLGLPSTNSSSITNSPKEVIDQVWQIVYRDFLDSSGKYSPETWTSLRRDLLAKSYAGTDESYEAIRGMLASLDDPYTRFLDPKEFKEMQIDTSGELTGVGIQITLDKDTKEILVVSPIEGTPASRAGVQPKDVIVSIDGQSTKGMTTEDAVKLIRGQEGTQVTLGLRRKGEVVTVPLKRARIEIHAVESRLNTAGDGKKVGYIRLKQFNANAAREMRAAIRELEKEGAQGYVLDLRSNPGGLLEASIDIARQWLDEGTIVSTKTRDGIQDVRRATGSALTNSPVVVLVNEGSASASEILSGALQDNKRAVLVGQKTFGKGLVQSVRGLSDGSGLTVTIAKYLTPKGTDIHKNGIRPDVDVKLSDQEIQSLTVEQLGTGKDSQYRAAETTLIKALRSPGRGQAYQPGSANLQSALKN; encoded by the coding sequence ATGACCACTAAAAGTCCTCGATCGCCTTTGTCACAGCACAGAGGTTTGCTGCTGATTCTTGGAGCAGGTGGTTTGACCACAGCCATTGCTGTAGCGGCGCCAGGCCTCGGACTTCCCAGCACCAATTCCTCCTCGATCACCAACAGCCCCAAGGAGGTCATCGACCAGGTCTGGCAGATTGTCTACAGAGATTTTCTTGACTCTTCAGGAAAGTATTCCCCTGAAACCTGGACCAGCCTGAGAAGAGATCTGCTGGCCAAGAGCTATGCAGGCACTGATGAGTCCTATGAAGCGATCCGAGGCATGCTCGCCAGCCTCGACGATCCCTACACACGCTTCTTGGACCCAAAAGAGTTCAAGGAGATGCAGATCGACACCTCCGGCGAGCTCACGGGAGTTGGCATCCAGATCACGCTGGACAAAGACACCAAAGAGATTCTTGTGGTGTCTCCAATTGAAGGAACCCCTGCTTCCAGAGCAGGAGTGCAGCCCAAGGATGTGATCGTTTCGATCGACGGCCAATCCACGAAAGGAATGACCACGGAGGATGCGGTCAAGTTAATCCGTGGCCAGGAAGGCACCCAGGTCACCCTCGGCCTGCGCCGCAAGGGTGAAGTAGTCACGGTGCCTCTCAAGAGAGCACGCATTGAAATTCATGCGGTCGAGAGTCGGCTGAACACAGCAGGCGATGGCAAGAAGGTCGGCTACATCCGTCTCAAACAATTCAATGCCAATGCCGCCCGGGAGATGCGAGCCGCTATCCGGGAGCTCGAGAAAGAGGGCGCTCAGGGCTATGTGCTTGATCTGCGCAGTAATCCTGGTGGGCTGCTGGAAGCCAGCATCGACATTGCACGGCAATGGCTAGATGAAGGCACCATCGTCAGCACCAAAACAAGAGACGGCATCCAGGATGTCCGACGTGCCACTGGCAGTGCACTGACCAACAGTCCTGTTGTGGTGCTGGTGAATGAAGGTTCAGCCAGTGCCAGCGAGATTCTCTCTGGCGCACTCCAAGACAACAAGCGAGCCGTTCTGGTGGGTCAGAAAACCTTTGGGAAGGGGTTGGTCCAGTCTGTCCGCGGCCTCTCGGATGGATCCGGGTTGACGGTCACCATTGCCAAGTACCTCACGCCCAAAGGCACCGATATCCACAAAAACGGCATTCGCCCGGATGTGGACGTAAAACTGAGCGATCAAGAGATCCAATCGCTAACCGTCGAGCAGCTTGGCACTGGCAAAGACAGTCAGTACCGAGCTGCCGAAACCACCTTGATCAAAGCCCTGCGCTCACCGGGGCGAGGCCAGGCGTATCAGCCCGGCTCAGCCAACCTGCAATCAGCGCTTAAGAATTAA
- the ispG gene encoding (E)-4-hydroxy-3-methylbut-2-enyl-diphosphate synthase, whose amino-acid sequence MTGTLISAPESSSEVAINPRYDTVIRRRSTRTVMVGEVPIGSEHPVAVQSMINEDTLDIEGSVAGIRRLVDVGCEIVRVTTPTLAHAKAMGQIRAALRAQGCNVPLVADVHHNGIRIALEVVKHVDKVRINPGLFVFDKPDPNRQDFSQEEFDAIGERIKDKFSPLVEALKKENKALRIGVNHGSLAERMLFTYGDTPEGMVASAMEFVRICDDLDFHNIVISMKASRAPVMLAAYRMMADTLDNAGFNFPLHLGVTEAGDGDYGRIKSTAGIATLLSEGLGDTIRVSLTESPEKEIPVCYSILQAIGLRKTMVEYVACPSCGRTLFNLEEVLNQVRNATSHLSGLDIAVMGCIVNGPGEMADADYGYVGKGPGTIALYRGREEIRKVPEADGVQALIQLIKDDGRWVDPA is encoded by the coding sequence ATGACCGGCACCTTGATCAGTGCTCCTGAAAGCAGCAGTGAAGTTGCCATCAATCCCCGTTACGACACGGTGATTCGCCGGCGAAGCACGCGAACGGTCATGGTCGGCGAAGTCCCCATCGGCAGTGAGCACCCGGTGGCGGTTCAGTCGATGATCAATGAGGACACCCTCGACATCGAAGGGTCCGTGGCCGGCATTCGTCGACTGGTTGATGTCGGCTGCGAGATCGTGCGAGTGACCACGCCCACGCTGGCCCACGCCAAGGCTATGGGACAGATTCGTGCGGCTTTGCGCGCCCAGGGATGCAATGTTCCGCTTGTGGCAGATGTTCACCACAACGGCATTCGTATTGCTCTGGAAGTGGTCAAGCACGTGGACAAGGTGCGGATCAATCCTGGTTTGTTCGTGTTTGACAAACCTGACCCCAATCGGCAGGACTTCAGTCAAGAGGAATTCGATGCCATCGGAGAACGCATTAAGGACAAATTCTCCCCATTGGTGGAGGCACTGAAGAAGGAGAACAAAGCCCTGCGCATTGGGGTCAATCACGGCTCCCTGGCGGAGCGCATGTTGTTCACCTACGGCGATACACCCGAGGGAATGGTGGCGTCGGCCATGGAATTTGTGCGGATCTGCGACGACCTTGATTTCCACAACATCGTGATTTCGATGAAGGCTTCCAGAGCCCCTGTGATGCTCGCTGCCTATCGAATGATGGCCGACACGCTCGACAACGCAGGGTTCAATTTCCCCTTACACCTTGGAGTTACCGAAGCCGGTGATGGCGATTACGGCCGCATCAAGAGCACTGCGGGAATCGCAACCCTGTTGTCCGAAGGACTTGGAGACACGATCAGAGTTTCGCTGACTGAATCTCCTGAGAAGGAAATTCCTGTCTGCTACTCGATTCTTCAGGCCATTGGCTTACGCAAGACCATGGTCGAATACGTGGCTTGCCCGAGCTGCGGTCGCACTTTGTTTAATCTCGAGGAGGTGCTGAATCAGGTGAGAAACGCAACCTCTCATCTCTCCGGACTGGACATCGCCGTGATGGGATGCATCGTGAACGGTCCAGGTGAGATGGCAGACGCAGACTACGGTTATGTCGGCAAAGGGCCTGGCACCATCGCGCTTTACCGAGGTCGTGAAGAGATCCGCAAAGTACCGGAAGCCGATGGTGTTCAAGCTTTAATCCAGCTGATCAAAGACGACGGACGCTGGGTAGATCCTGCCTGA
- a CDS encoding uracil-DNA glycosylase: MTAPQRNQLKRPDQNPRLVVGRGNPNARLMLIGEAPGAEEDARGLPFVGRSGQLLSELIKEASLDEQHELYIINVIKCRPPNNRKPTSKEIEISRPWLKQQIDLIDPALVLLSGATALQAVLGVRSGISKLRGHWQNHEGRDFMPVFHPSYLLRFRSREAGTPQDLTLQDLREARHRLHLLTGS; this comes from the coding sequence ATGACAGCTCCACAACGAAACCAGCTGAAGCGTCCTGATCAGAACCCTCGGCTGGTTGTTGGACGCGGAAATCCAAATGCACGCCTGATGCTGATCGGCGAAGCACCCGGAGCTGAAGAGGATGCCCGTGGTTTGCCGTTCGTGGGTCGCTCAGGACAGCTGCTTAGTGAACTGATCAAAGAAGCAAGCCTGGATGAACAGCACGAGCTCTACATCATCAATGTGATCAAGTGCAGGCCACCCAACAACCGCAAGCCCACATCCAAGGAGATCGAGATCTCCAGACCCTGGCTGAAGCAACAGATCGATCTGATCGATCCAGCACTCGTGTTGCTTTCAGGAGCCACAGCCCTGCAGGCGGTGCTTGGTGTCCGGAGCGGCATCAGCAAGCTGAGGGGGCATTGGCAGAACCATGAGGGCCGCGACTTCATGCCCGTGTTTCATCCCTCGTACCTGTTGCGATTCCGCTCTCGCGAGGCTGGAACACCGCAGGATCTGACGTTGCAGGATTTGCGAGAGGCCCGCCACAGATTGCATCTGCTGACGGGGAGCTGA
- a CDS encoding VOC family protein, whose protein sequence is MSEPQRRRVVKDNKETDRTASLQTREHIGMNGDDIALSWVLASRRPEQLAKFYADLLGTSPKPGVAAHHWIVPLQAQGSLQIYTPSRNRPWPESGSALAPCLQRRAKADPLLELQSWQQHVMQLGGKSTEEPRLESFGAECWLEDPEGQRFLLLVLRTESAEKTIR, encoded by the coding sequence GTGTCAGAACCACAGAGAAGACGTGTTGTCAAAGACAACAAAGAAACAGATCGCACAGCCAGCCTCCAGACCAGAGAACATATCGGGATGAATGGTGACGACATTGCTCTGAGTTGGGTGCTTGCCTCGCGTAGGCCTGAGCAACTGGCGAAGTTTTATGCGGATCTGCTGGGTACCAGCCCCAAACCGGGGGTGGCCGCTCATCACTGGATTGTTCCTTTACAGGCGCAGGGAAGTCTCCAGATCTACACACCATCACGCAACCGTCCATGGCCTGAATCGGGGTCAGCGCTGGCGCCATGCCTACAAAGGCGGGCAAAGGCTGACCCCCTGCTGGAGCTCCAGTCCTGGCAACAGCACGTGATGCAACTCGGAGGCAAGAGCACGGAAGAGCCGAGGTTGGAAAGCTTCGGCGCGGAATGTTGGCTGGAGGATCCAGAAGGGCAAAGGTTCCTGCTGCTTGTGCTCCGAACTGAATCTGCTGAGAAGACGATTCGATGA
- a CDS encoding pyridoxal phosphate-dependent aminotransferase, whose product MSRPLSLSSRAEALQPSLTLAISARAKALQQEGRDICSLSAGEPDFGTPSFIVEASIQALRDGVTRYGPAAGDPALRQAIASKITNENGLPTTADEVLVTNGGKQAIFNLFQVLLNPGDEVLIPAPYWLSYPEMARLAGAQPISVPSSALNGFRLDMQALEAAITPASRLLVINSPGNPTGQVLSLDELEQLAELVRRYPRLLVMSDEIYEYLLDDGIEHHSFAALAPDLKERCFMVNGFAKGWAMTGWRLGYLSGPASVIKTASALQSQSTSNVCSFAQRGAIAAIEGPRDCVREMAQSYNKRRTILVQGLQALPGITLVPPHGAFYAFPQLPDGCGDSVSFCKRALEEEGLAIVPGGAFGDDRCVRLSCAVSRETIADGLSRLARLLPAG is encoded by the coding sequence ATGTCACGCCCGCTATCCCTTTCAAGCCGGGCTGAAGCCCTCCAGCCTTCTCTCACCCTTGCAATCAGTGCAAGGGCCAAGGCCTTGCAACAGGAGGGTCGCGATATCTGCAGTCTGAGTGCCGGGGAACCCGATTTCGGCACACCCTCATTCATTGTCGAGGCCTCAATTCAGGCACTTCGGGATGGGGTCACGCGTTATGGGCCGGCTGCTGGGGACCCTGCCCTGAGACAGGCCATCGCCAGCAAGATCACCAACGAGAACGGTCTTCCCACCACTGCAGATGAAGTGCTGGTGACCAACGGGGGGAAACAGGCCATCTTCAACCTGTTCCAGGTGTTACTCAACCCCGGCGATGAGGTGTTGATTCCTGCGCCCTACTGGCTCAGCTATCCCGAGATGGCACGTTTGGCTGGTGCCCAGCCAATCTCAGTCCCTTCATCGGCGCTCAACGGTTTCCGCCTTGATATGCAGGCTCTCGAGGCAGCGATTACCCCGGCTAGCCGCTTGCTGGTGATCAACTCGCCGGGCAACCCAACCGGCCAGGTTCTCAGTCTTGATGAGTTGGAGCAACTGGCCGAGTTGGTCCGGCGTTATCCGAGATTGCTGGTCATGTCAGATGAAATCTATGAATATCTTCTGGATGATGGCATCGAGCATCACAGTTTCGCGGCGCTGGCGCCTGATCTCAAAGAACGATGTTTCATGGTGAATGGCTTCGCCAAGGGCTGGGCGATGACTGGATGGCGCCTTGGCTATCTGAGTGGCCCCGCCTCAGTGATTAAGACTGCCTCCGCTCTTCAGAGCCAGAGCACCAGCAATGTGTGCAGCTTTGCTCAGAGAGGTGCCATCGCGGCCATCGAAGGGCCCAGAGACTGTGTGAGAGAGATGGCTCAGAGCTACAACAAGCGCCGGACCATTCTCGTGCAGGGGCTCCAGGCCCTCCCAGGCATCACGCTCGTTCCTCCTCATGGAGCCTTCTACGCCTTTCCGCAGCTTCCCGACGGCTGCGGTGACTCGGTGAGTTTCTGCAAGAGGGCTCTGGAGGAGGAGGGTCTGGCCATCGTCCCAGGTGGTGCCTTTGGTGACGACCGCTGCGTTCGCTTGTCCTGTGCGGTCTCGCGTGAGACGATCGCAGATGGACTTTCTCGGCTCGCCCGCTTGCTCCCCGCAGGCTGA